The following DNA comes from Hyphococcus flavus.
AAATGATCCGTATATCACATTTTTGGATACCAAGGCTCTTTACGACCTGCGATCAAAGGTTGTTCACGGTAGCTCGATCAAGGAAAAAGATTTAAACGATGCCTACGGAAAGTCACTAGGGTTACTGTTGACGCTTTTGCGTGTTGTAGTGCGAAGAGGTAATCTCCGCGATATTAGTGAGATCGAAAAGTCAATTCTGTCGAGTAAATAAAACATGCCATCCGCGTCCATCGGTCTCGAATTGCCGCGCCCAAAAGGACTAATCTAATGACTGTCACGCCCGTCAACGGCGCCTGCGCTTATGTCTGGACCTATAAGGTAAAGCCGGAACAGCGCGCGGCGTTTGCCGAAGCCTACGGCCCGAACGGCGTCTGGCCGGAATTCTTTTCGCAATCGCCCGGCTATATTCGCACCGACATTCTGGCCGACCGCGACGATCCGAACCGATTTTCCACCATCGATTATTTCGCCAATGCTGACGCTCGCCCCGCGCTTGTCGCCGAGCAGGCTGAGGCGTTTGCCGCAATTGACAAACGCTGGGAAGAAGCGACGGTGGAAGAAACCTTCATCGGTGTTTTCACCGTCGATTCAAATGCGTGAGCCATGCCCACAGCCTCCATCGGTCCCGAGTTACAGCGCCTGATTGATCTCCTTGCGAAAATGCCGGGGCTGGGGCCGCGCTCGGCCAAGCGCGCGGCGCTTTATCTTTTGAAAAAACGCGAGCCGGTGATGCGCCCGCTCGCTTTTGCGCTCGAAGACGCGGCGCAAAAGGTCAAAGCCTGCGCTGTTTGCGGCAACTGGGATTCCATCGACCCCTGCGCCGTTTGCGCTGACGATGAACGCGACGCATCGCTGATCTGCGTGGTGCAGGATGTGGGCGATCTCTGGGCGCTGGAACGCGCCGGCGCGCACAAGGGCCGTTATCATGTGCTGGGCGGCTTGCTCTCACCACTCGACGGCATCGGCCCCGATGACTTGAACATGGGCGCGCTCATCGCCCGCGCGAAAGAAGAAGCGGTGAAGGAAATCATCCTCGCGCTCCCCGCCACGGTCGATGGTCAAACCACGGCGCATTATCTGACCGAGCATCTGGAAATGTCAGGCGTCAACGTCACGCGCCTTTCGCAAGGCGTGCCCGTCGGCGGCGAACTTGATTATCTCGACGAAGGAACATTGGCCGCAGCCATGAAAGCAAGACGGCCTTTCTGACCCCCGACATTGTGCTGAAGGTTGCTACGGAACTATCAATACTCACCAAATGTCATCACCGGGCTTGTCCCGGTGACCCAGAAATCCGGAAGCTTGTTCTGGATTGCCGGAACAAGTCCGGCAATGACAGCTATTGTTTGTGGGGCGCAGGCGTCATCCGCCGCAGCACGAACCCGAATGCCAGTAGCGTCATCACAACAGAAAGATTGAACCCCGTGCGCTGAGGTTCGCCCGGCAATATGAGCGGGATCAGAAAAAGCGCCAGCAGCATCAACTGGTCAAAGGGCCGCCAGTCATTGCTGCGTGCGGACTGAAGCGCCAGCAGCGCAAACGGCGCAACCATGATCGTCAGTTCGTAATAATAGGCGTAAGGCGCGACCATAAAAGCGCCGCAGCAAACAACCGCCGACTTCAAAGCCTTATCATTGCTTCGCCACCAAATAATGAAGGTCGCCGCGCCCGCGCACAGCGCGCCAATCCCGTGCAGAATTTGCGCAACTAATAGCGGCGCGCCCGCCATCAATACAGTGGCGTAAATTGTTGGCATTTTATAAAGCGGCATCAGCCCGTCACGGATGTGTTTATCGACAGTGCGCAAGCTGTCGATAAAAGCATCCCAAGTCTCAAACCCGAAGGCCGCAACACTCGCGCCCGCAAGCAACATCGCTCCCGCGCCTGCGGTGATGAACGCCCGCCAGTGACCGCCGGCGATATAAGCGACAGGCAACAGCAGTCCCAGTTGCGGCTTCATGGTGAGAAGCGCCGCGCATATCCCGGCAAGCACAGGGCGTTTGTCCACGAACAACGTCGCGCCAATCAGCAGGCCTGCGGTCAGAAACCCGTTCTGGCCGGTAATCACGGTCTGAAACACCGCCGGCGTCGCAAGCGCCGCCAACAGCGCCAGCCCTGTCACTCCTGCGCTGCGGGTTGAGGCTGCAAAGATCGCCAGCCCGCCGCCGGTCCACACAGCGTAACCAAGCCAATAGGGAAGGAGCGCCAGAAATGCGACGGCAAAATAATACGTAGGCGGATATTGCCAGGAAAGCCCCCAGCTTTCCTGCGGCGGGGCGATGCGCGCCAGCCAGTCGTGAAAGACCGGCGCGTAATAAATCGATGCGCCGTCGCCAGCCGCCAATGCTTTCGCCGCCGTCCAGAACGCGGCGAAGTCGCCGCCCACGGGCGTGCCTAATGGTGTCACCAGATTATTCGAAAGGGCGAATTGCGCGATGATGACGGCGATCAGTGTGGCGCCCAACGCGCTCGCGCCCAGCCTGATATGACGAGCGTTGAGGCGGATATCCGCAGTTTGCAAAAGCGAGGTAAAGGTTTTCGCGCTCATGGCCGAAAACTCGTGGTTAACGCTTAATAAAGACTTAGCGTAATGGGAAAGGCGAAGGGTCGTCTTGCGACGCCGGTTTGGACTCCGGCGCTTGAGGCTCCTCTCCCCGATGGGCGGCTGCCGTCTCCTGTGGCGCATGATGGCTGGCGCCGCTGCCGTTTTGTCGCCGCGCGCTTTCGAGGGCGTTGACCCGTTCGCGCAAGGCCAGCAATTCGTTTTCGATCTCCGAAGCGTCGGCGCCTCTCTGTGCTGGCGCAATCCCGCTGCCGGAAATCACCGCGCTGATCGTGTGCAGTGTCGCCATAAGCGACGTCGGCGAGACCATCCAGATTTTCGCGCGATAGCTTTCCTGAACAAGATCCGGGAAATGTTCATGCAGTTGGGTGAGGATATGTTCAGACGGTACGAACATCATCGCGCAGTCGGCAGTCTCGCCAGCGACGATCAGCTTTTCACCCGCATCGGCGATATGGCGCAGGATAATGCGCCGCAGTTCGGTTTCTTCCGTATCGCCCGCCCGCCGCTGCCAAGCGTCGAACGCCTCAACGGGAAAACGGGCATCCAGAGCGATGGGCGCAAGATTGCCGGGCATGAAGATGCAGGCGTCCGCCGTCCGCCCTGAGGCGAGCTTGCTGTTCAATTCAAACCGCTGATAGGGAAGGGCGTCGCTCAATATATCCGAAAGCTGCACCCTAGCGGCGCTTGACGACGCCGCATGGGGCGCGGCTGAGGGTAAGTGGTCGATCCGGCGGGACAGCCTTTCGATCGCGTCGTTGACCGTACTGCGCAGCGACTCAAATTGTTCGCCGAGAAGATCCGCAAGTTCCGCAAAGTGCGCCTCCGACAGGCCTTCATGATGGTCGATCGCGGCTGGCTGAACGGCATGGCTTGCCGTTGCGTCGAGGCGGGTCTGGAATTCTTTCGCCAGGGCGGTCAACCTTTCACTCATGGCGGTGACCGCCGCTTCGTTTTCCCGCAACCCCAGTTTGATCGACCGTTCGGTGTTTTCATTGGCGCGGGCGAGGTCGCGTGCAAGCGCTTCCGCCTCTTCGGCGCGGCGCATGGCTGTTTCGGCGGCGTCTTCCGCGTGTCTGATGCGCGTATCATCTTGAGGCGCCGGCGCATAGTCGCGTACGGGCGCAGGTTGTGGGGCTTCCCGAGACGCCTGTTGGGGCGGTTCCGGCTCTGTGAAGTAATCGTCAACGTCGCCTGGTTCAGCAGCCTCGCGCCATTCCTCATGGTGCTGCGTATCAGTTTCCGGTTCTTGCGGCGCCTCTCCCTCAGTTCGTTTGGAAAAGAGACCGGCGAAAGCGGATTTTTTCTTCTTTTGCTGAGTAACTGGTTCGGGCTCCAAGGGTTCTTCCTCGCTTGCCTCGTTCAGATCACCGCTATGGCGCGTGTCATAGTCGCTGTCGCCGCTCTGTTCGATAACGACTTCCGCTTCGCCCTCGGTTTCGTCATCTGAACGGGCAGGTCTTTCATCGTCGAAGGTGATATCAGCGTCATCGCCGGCCGGTTCAAAATAGTTCGCCGGCGCGTGCTTGGTTTTGCGCTTGCCAGGTTTGATCACCCTGCCGCGAATGATCAGCATGATGACGAGCACGAAGACCAGAATGAACGCGCCAAAACCGGCCCATAGCGCTGGCGCCGGACCGCTAAACAAGGGTTCCGGAACCGCGGCTTCTTCCGCAGTAGTCGTTACGCTTTCTAGTCCTTCAGCCTCTTCCTGGGCTGAGGGCGTCAGCGATTGCATGGCCTGGTCCCCAACTCGTAACTCGACAGGTGGCGGCATTTTATTGGAAAATCCCATAAAAAGCGAGGGTTTAGCATTAACCATGTTTCGCGTTGAAGCTGTGGTGCTTGCGTCCCTTGCGCCTTGACGGCGTAACTTGCCGGCCATAGGTGAAGCGTCATGGCTATTCGACCGATTATTACTGCACCCGATCCCCTCCTGCGCGAGGTTTCAAAACCCGTGGACAAGGTGGATGACGAATTGCGTTCACTCATGGATGACATGCTCGAGACCATGTATGACGCGCCGGGCATCGGTCTTGCGGCGATCCAGATCGGCGTGCCGAAACGGGTGATTGTGATGGACCTCGCCGGTGAGGACGAGGAGCCGGAACCGCGCTATTTCGTGAATCCGGAAATTCTGGATCCTTCTGAGGACATGCGCCTTTATGAAGAGGGGTGTCTTTCTGTGCCGGAATTTTTCGATGAGGTTGAGCGCCCTGCGCGATGCCGCGTGAAATATCTCGATTATGACGGCAATGAACAAATTCTTGATGCAGAGGGCATGCTGGCTGTTTGCATTCAGCATGAAATGGATCACCTTGAAGGCGTTCTGTTCATCGATCACCTCTCGCGTCTGAAACGTGAGCGCATTCTTAAAAAGCTCAAAAAAGAACAGCGTCTCGCGGCGGCGTCGTAATTCGCGCAAAAGGGAATAGCCATGCGCCTCGCCTTCATGGGCACGCCGGAATTCTCCGTCAAAGTGCTGGCGGAGCTGATCGCCGCCGGTCATGACATCGCCGCCGTTTATACGCGCGCGCCGCAACCTTCGGGTCGCGGCCATAAACTGACGCCCTCGCCTGTGCATAAGTTTGCCGGAGCATGCGGGCTCGAGGTGCGAACGCCGAAGAATTTCAAAGATGAAGAAGAGCGCGCTGCGTTCGCCGCGCTCGATCTCGATGTGGCGGTGGTGGTCGCCTACGGGCTGATCCTGCCGCAGGCGGTGCTGGACGCGCCGCGTCACGGCTGTCTTAATCTGCATGCGTCGCTTCTGCCGCGCTGGCGCGGGGCGGCCCCGATCCAGCGCGCCATCATGGCGGGCGATCAAGTGACCGGCGTGCAGGTGATGCGCATGGAAGCGGGACTTGATACCGGCCCGGTGCTGTTATCGGAAACGGTGGAGATCGCCGCTGAAGATACAGCAGGTTCCCTGCACCATAAGCTTGCCGCCGTCGCCGCGCAGTTGGGCCCGCGCGCGCTGGCGGCGCTGACGCGCGAGGCGCTCATGGAGACGCCGCAGTCGGAAGAGGGCGTTACCTACGCCAACAAAATTTCATCCACGGAAGCACGGATCGATTGGACCAACAGCGCTGAAGACGTCGACCGGCATATTCGCGGTCTGTCTCCGTTTCCCGGCGCCTGGTTTGAAACGGATGGCGCCAGAGTGAAGGCGCTTTTTTCGAAAGTTTCAGATGGCGGCGGCCCGCCGGGAGCGGTTGTAGAGGCAGGCGATAAGTTGTTGATCGCTTGCGGCGCTGGCGCGGTGGAGCTGGTGACGCTGCAGCGCGCCGGAAAGAAGCCGCAGCAGGCGGAAGGGTTCCTGCGCGGGTTTCCGCTTAAGATCGGGCAAACGCTTTAGCATGCCGCGCTATAAGCTCACTATCGAATATGACGGAACCGGTTATGTCGGCTGGCAGCGTCAGGCCAACGGTCCATCCATTCAGGAAGCGCTTGAGGATGCCGTCAAAGCGTTTTGCGGCGATGATGAGCCTTCGCATGCGGCTGGCCGTACCGATGCAGGCGTTCATGCGCTTGCAATGGTCGCCCATATTAATCTGTCCAAGGAGCATCGCCCTGACACGGTGCGCGATGCGATCAATCAGCATTTGAAGCCCCAACCTATCGTAGTGGTTGGGTGCGGTCAGGTTTCAGAAGATTTTCATGCGCGATTTTCCTGCATAAAGCGGGCTTATGAGTATCGCATCGTTAACCGCCGCCCGCCGCTGGCGCTGGATGCGAGGCGTGCATGGCGCGTTTCGCAAAAGCTGGACGCTGATGCGATGAACGAAGCGGCTCAGTGTTTAGCAGGGCGGCATGACTTTACGACGTTCCGCGCCGCCGCCTGTCAGTCGGACAGCCCGATAAAGTCGCTGGATGAGATTTCCGTTTCGCGTGCTGGCGAAGACGTCATTATCCGCTGCGCCGCGCGATCGTTTCTGCATCATCAGGTGCGCTCGATTACCGGGTCGCTTGTTGAGGTGGGCAAGGGAAAGTGGCGCGTGAATGATATGAAAACGGCGCTGGAGGCGGCTGATCGCAAACGCTGCGGTCCAGTGGCGCCGCCGGACGGACTTTATTTTGTTAGAGCGGAGTATTGAGGGCTGCAACTTCCCTGTTTTCTTCCGATTATCGTAAATGATGCAGTTCTCTCCTTCCGCTCACCCCGACGCAAGTCGGGGTCCAGCGAAGAGAACAAGCCGGGCTACGCCCGACATCTTTTTTGTCTGGTTCCCGGCTTTCGCCGGGATGAGCGGATAGCTTCCGCACTTGCAAGCGGTTTGTTCCATAGGGCGCGTTCACTTCTGCACGCCTCCGAATTTTTGAAAATACCCAGCGATGATCGCTTCATAGATATCCGTAAGCGTCTCAATATCGCTTAGCCCTACATGCTCGTCGGTCTGATGCATGGTTGCGCCAACCATGCCGAACTCAGCCACGGGCGCGAAGTCCTTGATGAACCGTGCATCGGAGGTGCCGCCCGAAGTTGAGTATTCCGGACGCTTGTCTGTTTCTTTCTCGACGCAATCAGCGATAAGCGACAGAAAATTCATGTCTGTCGTCAAAAACGCCTCACCCGAAACTATGGTTTCAAGCTCGTATTTGGCGCCAGTTTCAGTGGCGAGCGCATCCAGTTGTTCGCGTAGCCATGCGTCGATGGAGGGGCCGGTCCAATTCGGATTGAAACGGATATTGAAACGCGCTGTCGCCTTTTCCGGAATGACATTATGCGCCGGGTTGCCGATATGAATGTCGGTGATCTCAAGATTTGACGGCTGGAACCGTTCATAACCGTCATCAAGCGGCGTTTCACTCAACCGCAACAATTTGCGTAAGAGCGCCGGGATCGGGTTTTGCGCGCGATGGGGATAAGCCACATGCCCCTGTTTGCCTTTTACCTTCAGCCAACAATTGATCGAACCGCGCCGGCCGACTTTGATCATGTCGCCCATGATTTCCGGGTTCGACGGCTCGCCCACGAGGCAGTGATTGATCCTGATCTTTTGTTCGTGAAGCCAGGCGAGCACTTTTTTCGTGCCGTTGATCGCCGGGCCTTCCTCATCGCCGGTAATCAAAAAAGAAAGCGAGCCCTTAACGGCGCCGGCCTCAATCGCGCGAGAGGCGGCGGCGGCGAAGGCGGCGATCGCGCTTTTCATGTCCGCCGCGCCGCGCCCCCAAAGCTTGCCGTCTTTGATTTCGGCGTCAAAGGGCGGCGACGCCCACGCAGCCTCGTTACCCGGCGGCACAACATCCGTGTGCCCGGCAAAGCATAAATTCGGCGCCGTCTCGCCGAACTGCGCGTAGAGATTATCGACCTCAGCAAACTTCAGCCGTGTTGTCTTAAACCCAAGTTCTTTGAGGACGCCTTCAAGCACGTCTAGCGCGCCTTCGTCGGCTGGCGTCACAGAGGGACGTTTGATCAAAGCGCGGGAAAGCTCGATTGGATCGATTTTTGTCATGGCGATGAGCTAAACTAGCCCCGAGCCCAAGACAAGCAATGGAGCAATGCCGTGCCAAAACTCAATCTCAAAGATGTAAAGCCGCGAACGGGATGCGCATATCCGGCCCCTTACGACGCCCACTGTATAGGCCGGTCGAAAATTGGACTTGGAGATTTGGGCGGCCTTAACCAGTTTGGCGTCAATCTAACGCGCCTCGCGCCAGGCGCGGCGTCCGCACACAAGCACTGGCACCAAAATGAGGACGAACTTGTCTATATGCTCGAAGGCGAGGCTGTGCTGGTTGAAGATGATGGAGAAACGGTGATGCGCGCCGGCGATGTGGCTACGTTTAAAGCCGGCGTTCAAGTCGGTCACATGATGGTCAACCGGTCGAACCGCGAAGTAGTGTTTTTGGAAGTTAGAACCCGTGCTGCGGAAGAAGTCTCATCCTACACCGATCCAGATATCGATTTGCAGATGATCAAGAGCGCGGCTGGATGGGTCGCGACACGCAAGGATGGCGCGCCTTATTGATTTCGCAACAATTCGTTGACGGATGTTTTTGAGCGAGTTCTCTCGTCAACCTGCTTGACGATGACGGCGCAGTATAGATTGGGACCGCCCTTGTCGGACGGCATCGCGCCCGAAACGACAACGGAATAGGGCGGGACCTCGCCATAGGTGACGGCGCCGGTTTCGCGATTGAAAATTTTCGTCGATGCGCCGAGGTAAACGCCCATGGAAAGGACCGATCCCTCGCGCACGATGACGCCTTCGGCCACCTCGGCGCGAGCGCCGATAAAGCAGTGATCCTCGATAATGACCGGGTTCGCCTGCAGCGGTTCAAGAACGCCGCCAATGCCCGCACCGCCGGAGATATGGCAATTGGCGCCAATCTGTGCGCAGGAGCCGACCGTCGCCCAAGTATCGATCATGGCGCCCTCGCCGACATAAGCGCCAATATTGACGTATGACGGCATCAAAACCGCATTGTTGGCGATAAACGATCCGCGCCGTACGGTCGCCGGCGGCACCACGCGAAAACCGCTCTTGCGGAAGTCTTCTTCGCTCCAGCCGGAAAATTTCGTTTCAACCTTGTCCCACCAGGGGCCGTTGAAGCCGTCGATTAGCCGGTTGTCGTTGAGGCGAAATGACAGCAGCACCGCTTTTTTCAGCCATTGATTGACGCGCCACTCTCTAAGGTTTCCTGAGCCTTCGACTGGTTCTGCTACGCGCTCAGCCCCGGAATCGAGAAGCGAGAGCGTTTCGTTGACGGCGTCGCGAACTTCGCCCGTCGTTTTGGCGGAAATGTCGTTGCGGTTCTCCCACGCGGCGTCGATCACGGCTTCTAGAGCGGCTTTGTCGGTCATGGTTTTTATCAACTGGCTATGGCTTGCGCCTTACTGGCGACATTTAGAAACGCAGTCAAATCATCGGTCACGTGATGCACATGCGCGGCCGTATCGCCGCGCCTCGCGGGGCGTTTGTCATGGGGTTCGTCGTCAAGCCACGCGGCGTCGGAAAGCACCAGCACTGTCGTCATGCCGAGCGCATGGGGCGCTTCCAGGTTTTGCACGATATCCTCAAACATCACCGCGCTGCACGGGTCTATATGATGAGAAGACAGAAATTTTTCATACGGCTCGCGTTTTGGTTTGGGCGCGTACCCCGCCGCCTTGATGTCGAAGATTTCATCGAATTGATGCAAAACGCCAAGCGCGCCGGCGACATTCTCCGCGTGTTTCACGGAGCCATTGGTGAAGATAAACTTGCGGCCCGGCAGCGCGGTCAGCGCTTCGTTCAGGCCGTGATTTTCCTTCAGGTGCGCAATATCGATGTCGTGGACAAATTCAAGAAACTCATCGGGGCAGATATCATGAAGGTCCATCAACCCGCTCATGGTCGTTCCGTATGCGACGTAATAATCTTTTTGCAACCGGCGCGCGCCGTCATGGTCCATGGCCAGACGGTCACGGATGAACGCCGTCATGCGCGCGTCTATTTGCGGAAAAAGCTGCTGTTCCGCGCCGTAAAGCGTGTTGTCGAGGTCGAAAACCCAGTTCTCGACATGGGAAAGATCAGGCAAGGGGTCCCTTATTCTCCGCCCGCTTCGGCCGGGGCGGCAAACATGTCCGGGGTGAAGTCAAAGTTTAACGACTCAGCACCGCCAATTTCGATACGGCGGAACGACGCTTCCTCAAGATCCTGATCAGCGCAGGCCAGATCGTCGTTCACATTGAACATGACGTTATTGATGCAGAAGTTTTTGGCGCCGCCCGTGATTGGTCTGTCGCCAGCGGGATCTTCGATCACGCCGTAAACGTAATAATGGTCCTTTTCCAAAGACCCCTTGACGATTTTTGAGCAGTCGCCGGGCTCCAGCTTCCACCAGCCTTTCGAATTATACGTATCGCCTTCCTCTCCGGCGGCGATCGCGCTCCAGACGGGGCTGTTGGTTTTGTTGCAGTAAAACAGGCCGAGTTTTGCTTCGCGCGCGTTTGCATCCTCAATAAGCGTATCGATCACTTCGTCATCGATGGAATAGCCCTCGGCAAGACCTTTTTGTTTGCGGTAATTGGCCAGCGCACGTTGGGTGGTGCGGCCCATGGCGCCGTCAACACGACCGGCGTCGACGCCGATGTCGCTTAACAGGCGCTGCACGCCGGCGACTTCTGCGGAATAGACCGTATAGGTGCTGGCTTCCGTAAAATCCGTCTGCCAGTTGCCGCCGGCCTGCTCGGTGACTTCAACATTGAAAAACCTTCGCTGCCGCATCGGATCGTCGCGGCACACATCCTGGTTGCGCAGATTGAAGAAACCTGAATTTTCAACACAAAGCGCCGTATCGCCGGACCATGTGCGCAGCGGTCCTTCGTGTCCGGGGATGGCTTCGGCATAAACGAAGTACCGACCGGGTTTGGCTTTTTCGGTTAGCACGACCTTGCACTGGCCGGGACGCAGGCGCCACCAGCCCCGGGTCGCCAGCCGGTCGCCATCCACATATCCGATCGCTGCTGACAGCGCGTAACTCGACTTGTTGCAGAAACTGTATTTCGCGTCAGCCGACGCGGACGTCACAACAAACAGCAGCAGGGAAAAAAAGATGATACGCATTGCGTTCCGCCTGGATTGCACTAGCCCGGGATTTCACTACCCATGGGATGAAGCGGTAATTCACCCGAAACTGCGGCGAGGATCAAGCGCGTATCGATGAATATCAGCGAGCCCATAGGGGACGAGGCGGCCGAAACGGGCGCTGTGAACAGCGTTAGCGTATTGTTTCCGCTGCCTTTGCCAAAGGCTTATGATTATATCTGCACGGGCGGCGAAACTGGCGGCGAAGCGCCTCTCGTTGGATCATTCGTCCTTGCGCCATTCGGTCCGCGAGAGGTGGTGGGGGTCGTGTGGCCGTCGGGCGGTGATCCTATAGAGCCTGAAAAGCTCAAACCGCTTGTGCGCGTTATCGATGCGCCGCCGCTGGCGGGCGAACTGATCGATTTCATCGCCTGGGCGTCGGCCTACACCATGTTTCCACTGGGCTCGATTTTGCGCATGGTCATGCGGGTGGCCGATGCATTCGAGGGCCCGCGCATGCAGACAGCGTTTGTTGGGGGCGGCGAAGCGCCGGCCCGGCTGACGCCGCAGAGAAAAGCGGTTCTCGACATTGCGTGCGAAACTCCGATGACCGCGGCGGAACTTTCGGCTGCGGCGGGCGTCAGCGATGGCGTCGTGCGCGGCCTTGCCGATGCGGGCGCGCTGACCCGTGTCGATGTCGATCCCGATCCGCCGTTCGATCCGCCGGATCTCCACCGCAGCGGCCATGACCTTTCAGACGATCAGCAATTCGCCGCGGACGAAATAAAAACAATCATCGCCAGCGGGGGGCACAAAGCGATCCTTATCGACGGCGTGACCGGTTCCGGCAAAACAGAAGTTTATTTCGAGGCGGCGGCGGAGGCGTTGCGCCGGGACGATAATGCGCAAGTGTTGATTTTGTTGCCTGAGATTGCGCTGACGTTGCCGTTTCTGACGCGCGTGGAGGAGCGTTTTGGTGCCGCGCCTGCGCCGTGGCATTCGGAATTGACCGCCGCCCAGCGCCGCCGCACCTGGCGGCGCGTAGCAGAAGGTCAGGCAAGGCTGGTGGTGGGTGCGCGCTCGGCGCTGTTTTTGCCGTTTGCAAACCTGAAACTGATTATCGTCGATGAAGAACACGACAACGCATACAAACAGGAAGACGGCGTTATCTATCACGCCCGCGATCTCAGCGTTGCGCGGGGCGCGAGGGCGGGGTTTCCGGTCATTCTCGCCTCAGCGACGCCGTCCCTTGAGAGCGTCGTTAATGTCGATGAGGGCCGCTATGACGCTGTCGGTTTGCCGTCGCGTTTCGCCGAGGCGGCCATGCCGGAAATTTCCCTGATCGACATGCGCGAGGATGCGCCTGAAGCCGGGCGGTGGTTGTCGCCGCGTCTCGTCAGCGCGATCAATGATAATATTTCAGCACACGAACAATCGTTGCTGTTTTTAAACAGGCGCGGTTATGCGCCCATGACCATCTGCCGGCGCTGTGGCCATAAGATGACGGCGCCGGGTTCCGACACCATGCTGGTGGAGCACCGTTTTGAAAACCGGCTTGTGTGTCACCACACTGGTTTTTCCATGCCGAAACCGCCAGCTTGTCCGGAATGCAACGCAGTCGACGCGCTGACCCCTTGCGGGCCGGGTGTGGAGCGTGTGGCGGAGGAGGCGAAAGAGCGCTGGCCCGCCGCCAATATCGCAGTGCTCTCGTCCGACACCGTGACCGGCCCGCGCGCCATGCGTGAGGTACTAGATGCAATGCGCGATGGCGCGATCGATATTCTCATCGCCACGCAAGTGGCCGCGAAGGGTCATCACTTCCCGAACCTGACGCTGGTTGGTGTTGTCGATGCGGACCTGGGCCTTGCCGGCGGCGACCTGCGCGCTGGCGAGCGCACATATCAGCTCTTGTCACAAGTGACGGGCCGCGCCGGACGCGCTGAAAAACCGGGTCGGGCGTTATTGCAGACCTATCAGCCGCAAGCGGCGGTCCTGAAAGCCTTGGCGACGGGCGACCGGGATGCGTTTCTCGCTGCGGAAGCAGAGGGAAGGCGATCCCTCGGCTATCCGCCCTATGGACGTCTTGCGTCGGTGACGCTGCGTTCCAGAGATGAGGCGGCGCTGGAAAAATCGGCGCGGGCCATGCGCGCGGCGGCGCCGTTGGCAGATGATGTTGAGATTCTGGGGCCTGCGCGCACTCCGATTTATCGGCTTCGCGGTGTTGCGCGCCAGCGCATGCTCGTTAAGGCGGGGCGTAATATTCATTTGCAGGCGTATTTGTCGGATTGGCTCGAACGGGTCAAAAAAACCTCGGTTGTTCGTATTTCTGTCGATATCAACCCTTATAACTTCCTTTAGGACGCCGAATCCGCGCAGATTGTAACATTCGGTTAACGCTTTAACTGTCTAAAATAAAAGACTCTTTCAGGGGGATCACTGAATGATGCGGTTAATTTTGGTTTGTTTGATTTCGTCGGTGTTTTCCGTAAGCGGAGCATCTGCGCAAGGCTTTGTGGATGAGGCGCGTGTCGGTCTTTACGCTCAAAGCTGCTGCGGTTTTGGATCAAGCAAGGAAGACGGCGTCGCCATCAATGCGGAGCTTTTGTTTCCATCCCCGCGTTTCTTATCCGTGCTGGGTGCGCCGCGCCCGCTCATTGGCGGCACGCTCGCAACCGACTCCGGCGCGACTGACCAGGTTTATACAGGCCTTGAGTGGAAGCTGAATGTGACGCCGAAATGGTTCGTTGCGGTCAGTCCCGGCATAACCATTCACAACGGCGAAACGGATACCTTCAACCCTGTGACGGATGCAGCGCGCGCCGCGACGACGGTGTTTTATGGATGCCGGGCGTTATTCCGCATCGCCGGCGATGTCGGCTATCGCCTGACCGA
Coding sequences within:
- a CDS encoding primosomal protein N'; protein product: MNISEPIGDEAAETGAVNSVSVLFPLPLPKAYDYICTGGETGGEAPLVGSFVLAPFGPREVVGVVWPSGGDPIEPEKLKPLVRVIDAPPLAGELIDFIAWASAYTMFPLGSILRMVMRVADAFEGPRMQTAFVGGGEAPARLTPQRKAVLDIACETPMTAAELSAAAGVSDGVVRGLADAGALTRVDVDPDPPFDPPDLHRSGHDLSDDQQFAADEIKTIIASGGHKAILIDGVTGSGKTEVYFEAAAEALRRDDNAQVLILLPEIALTLPFLTRVEERFGAAPAPWHSELTAAQRRRTWRRVAEGQARLVVGARSALFLPFANLKLIIVDEEHDNAYKQEDGVIYHARDLSVARGARAGFPVILASATPSLESVVNVDEGRYDAVGLPSRFAEAAMPEISLIDMREDAPEAGRWLSPRLVSAINDNISAHEQSLLFLNRRGYAPMTICRRCGHKMTAPGSDTMLVEHRFENRLVCHHTGFSMPKPPACPECNAVDALTPCGPGVERVAEEAKERWPAANIAVLSSDTVTGPRAMREVLDAMRDGAIDILIATQVAAKGHHFPNLTLVGVVDADLGLAGGDLRAGERTYQLLSQVTGRAGRAEKPGRALLQTYQPQAAVLKALATGDRDAFLAAEAEGRRSLGYPPYGRLASVTLRSRDEAALEKSARAMRAAAPLADDVEILGPARTPIYRLRGVARQRMLVKAGRNIHLQAYLSDWLERVKKTSVVRISVDINPYNFL
- a CDS encoding acyloxyacyl hydrolase, with the protein product MMRLILVCLISSVFSVSGASAQGFVDEARVGLYAQSCCGFGSSKEDGVAINAELLFPSPRFLSVLGAPRPLIGGTLATDSGATDQVYTGLEWKLNVTPKWFVAVSPGITIHNGETDTFNPVTDAARAATTVFYGCRALFRIAGDVGYRLTDRLSASFHWNHISNAGLCTDNEGLDQIGARLGVSF